The Chthoniobacterales bacterium genome includes a window with the following:
- a CDS encoding PAS domain S-box protein: MPPSFLSPILSRPPLKWLAKVIVLAAIYIAIGHFTLSHTSVDGHYTGFWPVAGVSIAVLYLFGLNLWPAIFAGAMVVNFLAHTPLGVSGGIAAGNTLEALLGAWLLRRSKNFSPRIGKLNDALQVIFYAGLLASLCSAIFGTASLVIGGLVRGYATTDTFLLWWTGNILGTLVMTPTILAWANPGRQSFTLGRKIECAVGFVLGASLSWIIFTSPQQQNYFGSLPFLMFFFVTWAALRFSQRVATAFVLVVAVITVWGTLHGFGPFQTASSGAWGGTQEAQMFIIVCAVVSMLVSATTTNLFARSQHLENSERRYRELFNSGPDPLWIYSPQTQKIVAVNEAAIKRLGFSREEFLQLNVSELLVAEVPTSSPSPASKPETSLASLKTKSGDKIQVRLTVRSADFFGESAIHFLAQDVTEQMRTEDDLRKSEQKLNLHIQQTALGVIEWNQNFEITEWNPAAERIFGFSKEEAIGKLGQELIVPENVRENVAKVWGKIVDTVEPVRSINENITKNGDRIVCEWFNTPLADKKGHVIGAASLVQDVTLRESIKESVRESEEKFRSVIESSPMGIQIYEMRDGEDLILIGANPAAQNFMGFENEAVLGKTIEEAFPALSGTEIPRMYRRAAGEGKASWTDQVLYDGGELRAAYEVNAFQTVPGKMVAMFLDVTERRRTEQALRLRDKAMEAISQGIVIMARHPDGSFPIIYANPAFEKITHYTHDQLLGQNWRVLTGSESEISEVEAIEKAIIREQPVSVEMRSYRQDGTIFQSAISLSPIVDADGRVSHYVAVYTDITSIKKLETQFRQSQKMEAIGRLAGGVAHDFNNLLTAIIGYNDINLSMIERDTMLSRNSAEIQKAAERAASLTGQMLAFSRQQNLQPTRVALNKSIGGMYQMLARLIGETIEIRTLLDDSLADIKAGSSQIEQVILNLAINARDAMPEGGVLSIRTANVTVGPDLVADIPGIIPGDYVLLSLSDNGTGMDDHTKEHLFEPFFTTKEKGKGTGLGLATCYGIITQSNGYVAVHSKLGRGSTFDVYFPKMISDGARETNRIADVKVQGGKETLLVVEDDPAVRPLTTNILRSLGYTVLEAGNGIEAQDCLKTVNGTKIDLLLTDVVMPKMGGKELADWMKITYPETKILFASGYLENMLSREDIGEDEAYFLRKPFTARTLARKVRAVLDQEEDSLIG, from the coding sequence ATGCCTCCCTCTTTCCTCAGTCCCATCCTCTCCCGGCCACCTCTGAAGTGGCTGGCAAAGGTCATCGTCCTCGCCGCGATCTATATCGCCATCGGGCATTTCACCCTGTCCCACACGTCAGTCGATGGACATTACACCGGGTTTTGGCCAGTGGCTGGGGTCTCGATTGCGGTGCTCTATTTGTTTGGATTGAATCTGTGGCCCGCCATTTTTGCGGGGGCGATGGTGGTGAATTTCCTCGCGCACACTCCGCTGGGGGTGAGCGGTGGCATCGCGGCAGGCAACACGCTGGAGGCTCTCCTCGGCGCGTGGCTCCTGCGGCGGTCGAAAAATTTCAGCCCACGCATCGGCAAGCTGAATGATGCGCTTCAGGTTATTTTCTACGCGGGTCTGCTGGCGAGTCTGTGCAGCGCGATCTTCGGGACAGCTTCTCTCGTGATCGGTGGCCTGGTGCGCGGCTACGCCACCACCGACACATTTCTCCTCTGGTGGACGGGCAACATCCTCGGCACGCTGGTGATGACTCCGACGATTCTGGCCTGGGCAAACCCGGGGCGCCAGTCGTTTACCCTCGGGCGCAAGATCGAATGTGCGGTCGGCTTCGTTCTGGGGGCGAGTTTGAGCTGGATCATCTTTACCTCTCCGCAGCAGCAAAACTACTTCGGCTCGTTGCCGTTTCTGATGTTCTTTTTCGTGACGTGGGCCGCGCTGCGATTCAGCCAGCGCGTGGCGACGGCCTTTGTGTTGGTGGTAGCGGTGATCACCGTCTGGGGCACGCTCCACGGGTTTGGACCATTTCAGACCGCCAGCAGCGGGGCCTGGGGCGGAACGCAGGAGGCGCAGATGTTCATCATCGTCTGCGCGGTGGTCAGCATGCTCGTCTCGGCGACAACGACTAACCTTTTCGCCCGCAGCCAGCATCTGGAAAACTCCGAGCGGCGCTATCGCGAGCTCTTCAACAGCGGCCCCGATCCGCTCTGGATTTACAGTCCGCAAACGCAAAAAATCGTCGCGGTCAACGAGGCCGCAATCAAGCGCCTGGGTTTTTCGCGCGAGGAATTTCTCCAGTTGAATGTGTCCGAACTGCTGGTAGCCGAGGTGCCGACGAGTTCACCCAGCCCCGCGAGCAAACCGGAAACGAGTCTGGCTTCGCTGAAGACGAAAAGCGGAGACAAAATCCAGGTTCGACTCACAGTCCGCTCAGCGGATTTCTTTGGCGAATCGGCGATTCATTTTCTGGCCCAGGATGTGACCGAGCAGATGCGAACCGAGGACGATCTTCGCAAGTCCGAGCAAAAGCTAAATCTGCACATCCAGCAAACCGCGCTAGGCGTGATCGAGTGGAATCAGAATTTCGAGATCACAGAATGGAATCCCGCCGCCGAGCGCATCTTCGGGTTCAGCAAGGAGGAAGCCATCGGCAAGCTGGGTCAGGAATTGATCGTGCCCGAGAACGTTCGCGAGAATGTGGCCAAAGTCTGGGGCAAGATCGTCGATACGGTCGAACCGGTTCGGAGCATCAACGAGAACATCACCAAGAATGGCGACCGGATCGTTTGCGAGTGGTTTAACACGCCGCTGGCCGACAAAAAAGGTCACGTCATCGGCGCAGCCTCGCTCGTGCAGGACGTGACGCTCCGTGAGTCGATCAAGGAATCCGTCCGCGAGTCCGAGGAGAAATTTCGCTCTGTGATCGAGTCGTCGCCGATGGGCATTCAAATTTACGAAATGCGCGACGGGGAGGACTTGATCCTGATCGGAGCCAATCCTGCGGCGCAAAATTTCATGGGCTTCGAGAACGAGGCCGTCCTCGGCAAGACCATCGAGGAAGCGTTTCCCGCGCTCTCCGGCACCGAGATTCCACGCATGTACCGACGCGCGGCGGGTGAGGGAAAAGCCTCGTGGACCGACCAGGTGCTCTACGACGGCGGCGAGCTGCGCGCGGCTTACGAGGTGAATGCATTTCAAACCGTGCCCGGCAAGATGGTGGCGATGTTTCTCGATGTCACCGAGCGCCGCCGCACGGAGCAAGCCCTCCGTTTGCGCGACAAGGCGATGGAGGCGATCAGCCAGGGAATCGTCATCATGGCGCGGCATCCCGACGGGTCGTTCCCGATCATTTACGCCAACCCGGCATTTGAAAAAATCACCCACTACACGCACGACCAACTTCTCGGCCAAAACTGGCGCGTGCTGACTGGGAGTGAGAGCGAAATCAGCGAAGTCGAGGCCATCGAAAAAGCGATCATCCGCGAGCAACCAGTCTCAGTCGAGATGCGCAGCTATCGTCAGGACGGCACGATATTTCAGAGCGCGATTAGCCTTTCTCCGATCGTGGATGCGGACGGACGCGTGTCGCATTACGTCGCCGTTTACACCGATATCACCAGCATCAAGAAACTGGAAACCCAGTTCCGGCAGTCGCAAAAAATGGAGGCTATCGGACGTCTCGCCGGCGGTGTCGCGCACGATTTTAACAACCTGCTCACAGCCATCATCGGCTACAACGACATCAATCTGAGCATGATCGAGCGCGACACCATGCTCAGTCGCAACTCGGCAGAAATCCAGAAAGCCGCCGAGCGCGCCGCCTCGCTCACCGGCCAGATGCTCGCCTTCAGCCGTCAGCAAAATCTCCAGCCGACTCGCGTCGCGCTCAACAAATCCATCGGCGGCATGTATCAAATGCTGGCCCGACTCATCGGCGAAACGATCGAGATTCGCACCCTGCTCGACGACAGCCTGGCGGACATCAAGGCGGGTTCGAGTCAAATCGAGCAAGTCATTTTGAATCTCGCAATCAACGCCCGCGACGCCATGCCCGAGGGCGGCGTGCTCTCCATTCGCACCGCCAACGTCACTGTCGGTCCCGACTTGGTCGCCGATATTCCGGGAATCATTCCCGGTGATTACGTGCTGCTTTCGCTCAGCGACAACGGCACCGGCATGGACGATCACACGAAGGAACATTTGTTCGAGCCGTTCTTCACGACCAAGGAAAAAGGCAAGGGCACCGGGCTTGGGCTGGCCACGTGTTACGGCATTATCACGCAGAGCAACGGCTACGTCGCGGTCCACTCGAAGCTCGGTCGCGGCTCGACGTTCGACGTGTATTTCCCGAAGATGATCTCTGATGGCGCACGCGAGACCAACCGCATTGCCGACGTCAAAGTGCAGGGCGGAAAAGAGACGCTGCTCGTCGTGGAGGATGATCCGGCGGTGCGCCCGCTGACGACGAACATCCTGCGCTCGCTGGGTTACACAGTTTTGGAGGCGGGCAACGGAATCGAGGCGCAGGATTGCTTGAAGACAGTCAACGGCACCAAGATCGATCTGCTTCTAACCGACGTGGTGATGCCGAAAATGGGCGGAAAGGAACTCGCCGACTGGATGAAAATCACCTATCCCGAGACCAAAATTCTCTTCGCCTCGGGCTACCTCGAAAACATGTTGAGCCGCGAGGATATCGGTGAGGACGAGGCCTATTTCCTGCGAAAACCTTTCACCGCACGCACGCTCGCCCGCAAAGTCCGCGCCGTGCTTGATCAGGAAGAAGATTCGCTGATCGGCTAG
- a CDS encoding tetratricopeptide repeat protein, protein MSAPTPNDYDEKLREMGNYLFTLDQDGDVAHRDGDIVRVTEIEKEIERLARKADHFTKVDGPHFILASLVKGLALRMLKRWEEASQAFLDVLDENPMNGEAWLELTWCLGEQGKWDEARMAAEKGTDIYPDVSAAWGNLGHVLIQLGDKKAAATALQKAVQLDPQDLRNHELLGQISGS, encoded by the coding sequence ATGTCTGCACCCACACCAAACGATTACGACGAGAAGCTGCGGGAGATGGGGAATTATCTGTTCACTCTCGACCAGGACGGCGACGTGGCGCATCGAGACGGCGACATCGTGCGCGTGACCGAGATCGAAAAGGAGATAGAACGGCTCGCACGCAAGGCCGATCATTTTACCAAGGTGGACGGGCCGCATTTCATCCTCGCCAGCCTCGTAAAAGGGCTCGCGCTGCGAATGCTCAAACGCTGGGAAGAGGCGTCGCAGGCATTCCTCGATGTGCTCGACGAGAACCCCATGAACGGCGAGGCCTGGCTCGAACTCACTTGGTGCCTGGGCGAGCAGGGCAAGTGGGATGAAGCCCGCATGGCTGCCGAAAAAGGCACCGATATCTATCCCGATGTCTCCGCCGCGTGGGGCAATCTGGGGCACGTCCTCATTCAACTAGGCGACAAAAAAGCCGCCGCCACCGCCCTCCAGAAAGCCGTGCAACTCGACCCGCAAGACCTTCGCAACCACGAACTTCTCGGCCAAATCTCCGGCTCCTAG
- a CDS encoding gamma carbonic anhydrase family protein, with protein MELAQRIQTYLGSQPQIHPTAFIANTATVLGAVELGENVSIWFSAVLRGDINRIVVGPGSNVQDGAVLHIADDYPCLVGANVTIGHGAIVHACTVEDEVLIGMGATILDGAVIGRRSIIGAGALVTGKSIIPPGSLVLGSPAKVLKPLSETEQNSIKEWAEKYVALSRVYLTR; from the coding sequence ATGGAACTCGCCCAGCGCATCCAGACCTATCTCGGTTCGCAGCCGCAGATTCACCCCACGGCCTTCATCGCCAACACTGCCACCGTCCTCGGTGCAGTCGAGCTTGGGGAAAACGTCAGCATCTGGTTTAGTGCCGTGCTGAGGGGCGACATCAACCGCATCGTCGTCGGCCCCGGCTCCAACGTGCAGGACGGCGCAGTCCTCCACATCGCCGACGATTATCCGTGTCTCGTCGGCGCGAACGTCACCATCGGCCACGGAGCCATTGTCCACGCCTGCACCGTCGAAGATGAAGTCCTCATCGGCATGGGCGCCACCATCCTCGATGGAGCCGTCATCGGTCGCCGCAGCATCATCGGCGCTGGCGCGTTGGTCACCGGAAAATCCATTATCCCGCCCGGCTCCCTCGTCCTCGGCTCCCCGGCCAAAGTCCTCAAACCCCTCTCCGAGACCGAGCAAAACAGCATCAAAGAATGGGCCGAGAAATACGTCGCGCTTTCGCGGGTTTATCTCACTAGATAG
- a CDS encoding ABC transporter ATP-binding protein — protein sequence MPELLRVEDLHIAFGGNEVVHGISFAIEKGETLAVVGESGSGKSVTALALTRLLPSPPVSYPAGRIFWEGRDVLAMNEIELRSLRGRQIAYVFQEPSTSLNPVRSIRSQLAEMLRLHRPDVSDLDREIIFWLEKVGIVNAASRLDARPFQLSGGMQQRVMIAMALCARPNLLVADEPTTALDVTTQAQVIGLLKELKTELAMSILMITHNFGLVRGLADRVIVMYRGEIVEQGDAERVIREPQHPYTRALIACIPRMGAHLRRLPVIGDFATAI from the coding sequence ATGCCCGAACTCCTGCGCGTTGAAGATTTGCACATCGCCTTTGGCGGAAATGAAGTCGTCCATGGCATCAGTTTTGCCATCGAAAAAGGCGAGACCCTCGCCGTCGTGGGCGAGAGCGGCAGCGGCAAAAGCGTCACCGCGCTCGCACTCACCCGCCTGCTTCCCTCGCCGCCCGTCTCGTATCCGGCGGGTCGCATCTTCTGGGAGGGCCGCGACGTGCTCGCCATGAATGAAATAGAACTCCGCTCACTCCGCGGACGCCAGATTGCCTACGTTTTCCAGGAACCCTCCACCTCGCTCAACCCCGTTCGCAGCATCCGCTCGCAACTCGCCGAAATGCTTCGCCTCCACCGGCCCGACGTGAGCGACCTCGACCGCGAAATCATCTTCTGGCTGGAGAAAGTCGGGATCGTCAACGCCGCCAGCCGGCTCGATGCGCGTCCGTTTCAACTCAGCGGCGGCATGCAGCAGCGCGTGATGATTGCCATGGCCCTCTGCGCCCGGCCCAACCTGCTCGTGGCCGACGAACCGACCACCGCGCTCGATGTCACCACGCAGGCGCAGGTCATCGGTTTGCTGAAGGAGTTAAAGACCGAACTCGCCATGTCTATCCTCATGATCACCCATAATTTCGGCCTCGTTCGCGGCCTGGCCGACCGGGTGATCGTGATGTATCGCGGCGAGATCGTCGAGCAAGGCGACGCCGAGCGCGTCATCCGCGAACCGCAACACCCCTACACCCGCGCCCTCATCGCCTGCATCCCCCGCATGGGCGCCCACCTCCGCCGCCTCCCCGTCATCGGCGATTTCGCGACAGCTATCTAG
- a CDS encoding transporter substrate-binding domain-containing protein — protein sequence MRTLSFFLILLCGLASCAKKPEAAKPIVIGMELNFPPFEMKTPAGEPSGVSVDLAQAMSQFLGRKIQIEDMPFDALIPSLKTGKIDLILSSMTRTEERAQSIDFSDPYLSTGVSILAGKNSGINSVADLDQPARTIAVKKGTTSHIYATEHLKKAKVLVFDNDGTGVLEVTQGKADAFLYDQMSIYQYYKKNPMTTKAILEPFQKENWAIGIRKDNDALRKDVNRFLADFKARKGFDALGDKYLGEDKKAFAAMGFPFYF from the coding sequence ATGCGGACACTTTCCTTTTTTCTCATCCTCCTCTGCGGCCTTGCCTCTTGTGCGAAGAAACCCGAGGCCGCCAAGCCGATCGTGATTGGGATGGAACTCAACTTTCCGCCGTTTGAAATGAAGACGCCCGCAGGCGAGCCGAGCGGCGTGAGCGTGGATCTGGCGCAGGCGATGTCGCAGTTTCTCGGTCGCAAAATTCAGATCGAAGACATGCCGTTCGACGCGCTCATTCCATCGCTCAAGACTGGCAAGATCGACCTCATTCTTTCCTCCATGACGCGCACTGAGGAACGCGCGCAGTCGATTGATTTCTCCGATCCGTATCTGAGCACCGGCGTCTCGATTCTGGCGGGCAAAAACTCGGGCATTAACAGCGTCGCCGACCTCGATCAACCCGCCCGAACCATCGCGGTGAAGAAGGGGACCACGAGCCACATCTACGCGACGGAGCATCTAAAAAAGGCGAAGGTGCTCGTCTTCGATAACGATGGAACTGGAGTCCTCGAAGTGACGCAGGGCAAGGCCGATGCGTTCCTCTACGACCAGATGTCGATCTATCAATATTACAAAAAAAATCCCATGACCACGAAGGCGATCCTGGAGCCGTTTCAGAAGGAGAACTGGGCCATCGGCATCCGCAAAGACAACGACGCGTTGCGTAAAGACGTCAATCGTTTCCTGGCGGATTTCAAAGCTAGAAAAGGCTTCGACGCCCTCGGTGACAAGTATCTCGGCGAAGACAAGAAAGCCTTCGCAGCGATGGGGTTCCCGTTTTACTTCTAA
- a CDS encoding ribonuclease H-like domain-containing protein: MSRDIVYFDLETRRTANDAGGWDRKRDMGMSIGVTYSTKLGEYRIYQERNVNELIQQLIRADLVVGFNVISFDYEVLMGYTILDLPDQCRTLDMLVTVEEKLGHRVKLDSLAEASLGVGKTADGMDALKWWKEGRIHDIAEYCCFDVKVTKMVHEYGVENKKCHYHDKFNQKKSFPVEWS; the protein is encoded by the coding sequence ATGAGTCGCGACATCGTTTACTTCGATCTGGAAACCCGCCGCACCGCCAACGACGCCGGCGGCTGGGACCGCAAGCGCGACATGGGCATGTCCATCGGCGTCACTTACAGCACGAAGCTCGGCGAGTATCGCATCTATCAGGAACGCAACGTCAACGAACTCATCCAACAACTCATCCGCGCCGATCTCGTCGTCGGCTTCAACGTCATCAGCTTCGACTACGAAGTCCTCATGGGCTACACCATCCTCGACCTGCCCGACCAATGCCGCACGCTCGATATGTTAGTGACGGTGGAGGAAAAACTCGGCCACCGCGTGAAGCTCGACTCACTGGCCGAAGCCTCGCTCGGAGTCGGCAAAACCGCCGACGGCATGGACGCCCTCAAGTGGTGGAAAGAAGGCCGCATCCACGACATCGCCGAGTATTGCTGCTTCGACGTGAAGGTCACCAAAATGGTCCACGAATACGGAGTGGAAAACAAGAAGTGCCACTACCACGACAAGTTCAACCAGAAGAAATCGTTCCCGGTCGAGTGGAGTTAG